A region of Solibacillus isronensis DNA encodes the following proteins:
- a CDS encoding FtsK/SpoIIIE family DNA translocase produces MDKKKSTKTKAKAKPTLKPKTKEELHPLAYEIIGLLLIALAIIEFLEFGLVGRMLHSIAMFFFGNLHFIIPLLCFLVAGMLMVKRRGVAFNTRVVYGVLFVGASLTIFSHSLLFEQMHATNTLLSNSVLKETWRILISTDGIVNRSNALGGGMIGGLLFSLFHVLFDASGAKIAAFVLLAIGIILITGKALVPILVEKAPTLKGKFKRTKRSTRSKPKPEVKEKQRRSKTEPIMEEEAADLEDLIITTATPTHHEPIISNFVEQVKQEQQKGIEIEVEEKISEPIMAVTSETDQTYILPSMQQLNPPPEHDQSGEYSVIQTNAKKLEQTFLSFGVKAKVTQVHLGPAVTKYEVMPDTGVKVSKIVSLQDDLALALAAKDIRIEAPIPGKSAVGIEVPNSEVAVVTLREVLEANEQVKVGAKLLVSLGRDVTGQAIAAELNKMPHLLVAGSTGSGKSVCINGIIVSLLMRAKPSEVKMMMIDPKMVELSVYNGIPHLLAPVVTDPRKAAQALQKVVSEMERRYDLFSHSGTRNIEGYNEYIDISNEGAMEKQPKLPYIVVIVDELADLMMVASSEVEDAITRLAQMARAAGIHLIIATQRPSVDVITGIIKANIPSRIAFAVSSAVDSRTILDMGGAERLLGRGDMLYLPAGASKPVRVQGAFVSDHEVERIINSVIEQQKAQYEEAMIPTDEPIVDVMDETDDLYDEAVQLVLEMQTASVSLLQRRFRIGYSRAARIVDQMEQRGVVGPPEGSKPRQVLGNRY; encoded by the coding sequence TTGGATAAAAAGAAAAGTACTAAAACAAAAGCAAAAGCAAAGCCGACGCTAAAGCCAAAAACGAAAGAAGAACTCCATCCGCTCGCATATGAAATCATCGGATTGCTGCTCATCGCATTAGCCATTATCGAATTTCTGGAGTTCGGACTCGTGGGAAGAATGCTCCATTCTATCGCGATGTTTTTCTTCGGCAATTTGCATTTTATCATCCCATTACTATGCTTTTTAGTTGCAGGGATGTTAATGGTCAAACGCCGGGGTGTTGCATTTAATACCCGTGTCGTATACGGTGTGCTGTTTGTCGGGGCAAGCTTGACGATTTTCAGTCATAGCTTGTTATTCGAGCAAATGCATGCAACGAACACACTGTTGTCAAATTCCGTATTAAAGGAAACGTGGAGAATACTCATCAGCACAGATGGAATCGTAAACCGCAGCAATGCGCTCGGCGGCGGTATGATCGGCGGATTATTATTCAGCCTGTTCCATGTTTTATTCGATGCATCCGGTGCAAAAATTGCCGCATTTGTATTATTGGCAATCGGGATCATTTTAATTACCGGAAAAGCGCTCGTGCCAATATTAGTGGAGAAAGCCCCTACACTTAAGGGAAAGTTCAAAAGAACGAAACGCAGCACAAGAAGTAAACCAAAACCGGAAGTTAAAGAGAAGCAGCGTCGTTCTAAAACAGAACCAATTATGGAAGAGGAAGCGGCTGATTTGGAAGACCTGATTATTACGACAGCAACGCCAACACATCATGAGCCGATCATTTCGAATTTTGTGGAGCAAGTAAAGCAGGAACAGCAAAAAGGTATCGAAATCGAAGTAGAGGAAAAAATAAGTGAGCCGATTATGGCCGTAACATCCGAAACGGATCAAACTTACATTTTGCCGTCCATGCAGCAGCTGAACCCGCCACCGGAACATGATCAGAGCGGTGAATATTCGGTCATTCAAACAAATGCAAAGAAACTGGAACAAACATTTTTAAGCTTTGGTGTAAAAGCGAAAGTGACACAAGTTCATTTAGGTCCAGCAGTTACAAAATATGAAGTAATGCCGGACACAGGTGTAAAAGTAAGTAAAATTGTCAGCCTTCAAGATGACTTGGCACTTGCCCTTGCAGCAAAAGATATTCGTATTGAAGCACCGATTCCAGGTAAATCTGCTGTCGGAATCGAAGTGCCGAACAGTGAAGTGGCCGTCGTTACATTACGTGAAGTGCTTGAAGCAAATGAACAGGTGAAAGTCGGGGCCAAATTGTTAGTAAGTTTGGGTCGCGATGTAACAGGCCAGGCGATTGCGGCAGAACTTAACAAAATGCCACACTTATTAGTTGCCGGTTCAACAGGGAGCGGTAAAAGTGTATGTATCAATGGCATTATTGTGTCACTATTGATGCGCGCAAAACCAAGTGAAGTGAAAATGATGATGATCGATCCAAAAATGGTAGAGCTAAGTGTGTATAACGGTATTCCACATTTATTGGCGCCAGTTGTAACAGATCCGCGTAAAGCGGCACAGGCATTACAGAAAGTTGTGTCGGAAATGGAACGACGCTATGATCTGTTTTCACACTCCGGTACAAGGAATATTGAAGGATATAACGAATATATCGATATAAGCAATGAAGGTGCAATGGAAAAACAGCCGAAGCTTCCGTATATTGTCGTAATTGTCGACGAGTTGGCGGACTTAATGATGGTTGCCTCGAGTGAAGTGGAAGATGCGATTACACGACTTGCCCAAATGGCGCGTGCAGCAGGGATTCACCTCATTATCGCAACACAAAGACCGTCCGTTGATGTTATTACCGGCATCATCAAAGCGAATATTCCTTCACGTATTGCATTTGCCGTTTCGTCGGCTGTCGATTCCCGCACAATCTTGGATATGGGCGGTGCCGAAAGATTACTTGGCCGCGGTGATATGCTTTATTTACCGGCAGGGGCATCCAAACCAGTCCGTGTGCAAGGTGCATTTGTAAGTGATCATGAAGTGGAAAGAATTATTAACAGTGTCATTGAGCAGCAAAAAGCTCAATATGAGGAGGCGATGATTCCGACCGATGAACCGATTGTTGACGTAATGGACGAGACGGACGACTTGTATGACGAAGCCGTACAACTCGTGCTGGAAATGCAAACAGCTTCCGTATCTTTACTGCAGCGCCGATTCAGAATCGGGTATTCACGTGCAGCCCGAATTGTCGATCAGATGGAGCAGCGCGGAGTTGTCGGACCACCAGAAGGAAGTAAACCGCGTCAAGTGCTAGGAAATAGATACTAG
- a CDS encoding GntR family transcriptional regulator yields MTIKADHRHLYLQVIDRLKSDIDKGTYRENEKLPSEFELSKTLGVSRATLREALRLLEEENVIIRRHGVGTFVNPKPVFTSGIEHLSSVSSMIENAGMNPGTIFISAKEEKATEDDVERFQADIDDNVITIERVRTADNEPVVYCVDKVPANLLPNEFISNQNVSIFSALEQTGSIRVAYAVTYIDPVGFHDEVSPILKCGPETALLVLKQLHYDENDRVVLYSKNYFRADKFSFHVVRKRV; encoded by the coding sequence TTGACAATTAAAGCAGATCATCGTCATTTATACTTACAAGTTATTGATCGTTTGAAGTCAGATATAGATAAAGGGACCTATCGTGAGAACGAAAAATTACCCTCAGAATTCGAACTTTCAAAAACATTGGGTGTAAGTCGTGCAACGCTTCGTGAAGCACTGCGACTTTTGGAAGAAGAAAACGTTATTATCCGTCGTCATGGTGTAGGTACATTCGTCAATCCAAAGCCGGTCTTTACGTCAGGCATTGAGCATTTATCGAGTGTATCTTCTATGATTGAAAACGCTGGTATGAATCCAGGCACAATCTTCATCAGTGCGAAGGAAGAAAAAGCCACGGAAGATGATGTGGAACGTTTCCAAGCTGACATTGATGACAATGTTATCACGATTGAACGTGTAAGAACGGCAGACAATGAACCGGTTGTTTACTGTGTAGACAAAGTACCGGCCAATTTACTGCCAAATGAATTTATAAGTAATCAAAACGTTTCGATTTTCTCGGCTTTAGAGCAAACCGGATCTATCCGTGTCGCATATGCAGTGACATATATTGATCCAGTAGGCTTCCACGATGAAGTATCACCGATATTGAAATGTGGGCCGGAAACAGCATTGCTTGTATTAAAGCAACTTCACTATGATGAAAATGATCGTGTTGTTCTTTATTCAAAAAATTATTTTAGAGCTGACAAATTCAGCTTCCATGTAGTACGTAAACGGGTGTAG